From the genome of Symphalangus syndactylus isolate Jambi chromosome 7, NHGRI_mSymSyn1-v2.1_pri, whole genome shotgun sequence, one region includes:
- the TOP1MT gene encoding DNA topoisomerase I, mitochondrial isoform X3 yields MLSPLRPFRDFLLLRGHSSQPSRPTRPQQHYLAGVTCGSPGPGRWEEEKHEDRVKWRQLEHKGPYFAPPYKPLPNGVRFFYDGKPVRLSAAAEEVATFYGRMLDHEYTTKEVFRKNFFNDWRKEMTVEEREVIKSLDKCDFTEIHRYFVDKAAARKVLTREEKQKLKEEAEKLQQEFGYCILDGHREKIGNFKIEPPGLFRGRGDHPRMGMLKRRITPEDVVINCSRDSKIPEPPAGHQWKEVRSDNTVTWLAAWTESVQNSIKYVMLNPCSKLKGEKAWQKFETARRLRGFVDEIRSQYRADWKSREMKMRQRAVALYFIDKLALRAGNEKEDGEAADTVGCCSLRVEHVQLHPEADGCQHVVEFDFLGKDCIRYYNRVPVEKPVYKNLQLFMENKDPGDDLFDRLTTTSLNKHLQELMDGLTAKVFRTYNASITLQEQLRALTRAEDSLAAKILSYNRANRVVAILCNHQRVTPSTFEKSMQNLQTKIQAKKEQVAEARAELRRARAEHKAQGDGKSRRARCTGWNMKAD; encoded by the exons ATGCTTTCCCCTCTCAGACCCTTCAGAGACTTCCTGTTGCTCCGAGGGCACTCATCCCAGCCGAGCAGGCCCACCAGGCCCCAACAGCACTACCTGGCTGGGGTCACATGCGGGTCTCCTGGCCCTGGCAG gtgggaggaggagaagcaCGAAGACAGGGTGAAGTGGAGACAGCTGGAGCACAAGGGCCCGTACTTTGCACCCCCATATAAGCCCCTTCCCAATGGAGTGCGTTTCTTCTATGATG GAAAGCCTGTGAGATTGAGCGCGGCAGCAGAGGAGGTCGCCACTTTTTATGGGAGGATGTTAGATCATGAATACACAACAAAGGAGGTTTTCCGGAAGAACTTCTTCAATGACTGGCGAAAG GAAATGACGGTGGAAGAGAGGGAAGTCATCAAGAGCCTGGACAAGTGTGACTTCACGGAGATCCACAGATACTTTGTGGACAAAGCCGCAGCCCGGAAAGTCCTGACCAGGGAGGAGAAGCAG AAGCTAAAAGAAGAGGCAGAAAAACTTCAGCAAGAGTTCGGCTACTGTATTTTAGATGGTCACCGAGAAAAAATAGGCAATTTCAAGATTGAGCCGCCTGGCTTGTTCCGTGGCCGTGGCGACCATCCCAGGATGGGGATGTTGAAGAGAAGGATCACGCCAGAGGATGTGGTTATCAACTGCAGCAG GGACTCGAAGATCCCCGAGCCGCCGGCGGGGCACCAGTGGAAGGAGGTGCGCTCCGATAACACTGTCACGTGGCTGGCAGCGTGGACCGAGAGCGTTCAGAACTCCATCAAGTACGTCATGCTGAACCCTTGCTCGAAGCTGAAG GGGGAGAAAGCTTGGCAGAAGTTTGAAACAGCTCGACGCCTGCGGGGATTTGTGGACGAGATCCGCTCCCAGTACCGGGCCGACTGGAAGTCTCGGGAAATGAAGATGAGACAGCGGGCGGTAGCCCTGTATTTCATCGATAAG CTGGCGCTGAGAGCAGGAAACGAGAAGGAGGACGGTGAGGCAGCTGACACCGTGGGCTGCTGTTCCCTCCGCGTGGAGCACGTCCAGCTGCACCCAGAGGCTGATGGCTGCCAACACGTGGTGGAATTTGACTTTCTGGGGAAGGACTGCATCCGCTATTACAACAGAGTGCCGGTGGAGAAGCCT gTGTACAAGAACTTACAGCTCTTTATGGAGAACAAGGACCCCGGGGACGACCTCTTCGACAGGCTGACC ACGACCAGCCTGAACAAGCACCTCCAGGAGCTGATGGACGGGCTGACGGCCAAGGTGTTCCGGACCTACAACGCCTCCATCACTCTGCAGGAGCAGCTGCGGGCCCTGACGCGCG CCGAGGACAGCCTAGCAGCTAAGATCTTATCCTACAACCGAGCCAACCGAGTCGTGGCCATTCTCTGCAACCATCAGCGAGTGACCCCCAGTACGTTCGAGAAGTCGATGCAGAATCTCCAGACGAAG ATCCAGGCAAAGAAGGAGCAGGTGGCTGAGGCCAGGGCAGAGCTGAGGAGGGCGAGGGCCGAGCACAAAGCCCAAGGGGATGGCAAGTCCAGGAG agccaggtgtacaggatggaacatgaaggcggactag
- the TOP1MT gene encoding DNA topoisomerase I, mitochondrial isoform X4: protein MRVVRLLQLRAALTLLGEVSRRQASRGVPGSRRTQKGSGVRWEEEKHEDRVKWRQLEHKGPYFAPPYKPLPNGVRFFYDGKPVRLSAAAEEVATFYGRMLDHEYTTKEVFRKNFFNDWRKEMTVEEREVIKSLDKCDFTEIHRYFVDKAAARKVLTREEKQKLKEEAEKLQQEFGYCILDGHREKIGNFKIEPPGLFRGRGDHPRMGMLKRRITPEDVVINCSRDSKIPEPPAGHQWKEVRSDNTVTWLAAWTESVQNSIKYVMLNPCSKLKGEKAWQKFETARRLRGFVDEIRSQYRADWKSREMKMRQRAVALYFIDKLALRAGNEKEDGEAADTVGCCSLRVEHVQLHPEADGCQHVVEFDFLGKDCIRYYNRVPVEKPVYKNLQLFMENKDPGDDLFDRLTTTSLNKHLQELMDGLTAKVFRTYNASITLQEQLRALTRAEDSLAAKILSYNRANRVVAILCNHQRVTPSTFEKSMQNLQTKIQAKKEQVAEARAELRRARAEHKAQGDGKSRRARCTGWNMKAD, encoded by the exons ATGCGCGTGGTGCGGCTGCTGCAGCTCCGGGCGGCTCTGACGCTGCTCGGGGAGGTCTCCCGCCGTCAGGCCTCCCGGGGCGTCCCGGGCTCGCGCAGGACGCAGAAGGGCAGTGGAGTCAG gtgggaggaggagaagcaCGAAGACAGGGTGAAGTGGAGACAGCTGGAGCACAAGGGCCCGTACTTTGCACCCCCATATAAGCCCCTTCCCAATGGAGTGCGTTTCTTCTATGATG GAAAGCCTGTGAGATTGAGCGCGGCAGCAGAGGAGGTCGCCACTTTTTATGGGAGGATGTTAGATCATGAATACACAACAAAGGAGGTTTTCCGGAAGAACTTCTTCAATGACTGGCGAAAG GAAATGACGGTGGAAGAGAGGGAAGTCATCAAGAGCCTGGACAAGTGTGACTTCACGGAGATCCACAGATACTTTGTGGACAAAGCCGCAGCCCGGAAAGTCCTGACCAGGGAGGAGAAGCAG AAGCTAAAAGAAGAGGCAGAAAAACTTCAGCAAGAGTTCGGCTACTGTATTTTAGATGGTCACCGAGAAAAAATAGGCAATTTCAAGATTGAGCCGCCTGGCTTGTTCCGTGGCCGTGGCGACCATCCCAGGATGGGGATGTTGAAGAGAAGGATCACGCCAGAGGATGTGGTTATCAACTGCAGCAG GGACTCGAAGATCCCCGAGCCGCCGGCGGGGCACCAGTGGAAGGAGGTGCGCTCCGATAACACTGTCACGTGGCTGGCAGCGTGGACCGAGAGCGTTCAGAACTCCATCAAGTACGTCATGCTGAACCCTTGCTCGAAGCTGAAG GGGGAGAAAGCTTGGCAGAAGTTTGAAACAGCTCGACGCCTGCGGGGATTTGTGGACGAGATCCGCTCCCAGTACCGGGCCGACTGGAAGTCTCGGGAAATGAAGATGAGACAGCGGGCGGTAGCCCTGTATTTCATCGATAAG CTGGCGCTGAGAGCAGGAAACGAGAAGGAGGACGGTGAGGCAGCTGACACCGTGGGCTGCTGTTCCCTCCGCGTGGAGCACGTCCAGCTGCACCCAGAGGCTGATGGCTGCCAACACGTGGTGGAATTTGACTTTCTGGGGAAGGACTGCATCCGCTATTACAACAGAGTGCCGGTGGAGAAGCCT gTGTACAAGAACTTACAGCTCTTTATGGAGAACAAGGACCCCGGGGACGACCTCTTCGACAGGCTGACC ACGACCAGCCTGAACAAGCACCTCCAGGAGCTGATGGACGGGCTGACGGCCAAGGTGTTCCGGACCTACAACGCCTCCATCACTCTGCAGGAGCAGCTGCGGGCCCTGACGCGCG CCGAGGACAGCCTAGCAGCTAAGATCTTATCCTACAACCGAGCCAACCGAGTCGTGGCCATTCTCTGCAACCATCAGCGAGTGACCCCCAGTACGTTCGAGAAGTCGATGCAGAATCTCCAGACGAAG ATCCAGGCAAAGAAGGAGCAGGTGGCTGAGGCCAGGGCAGAGCTGAGGAGGGCGAGGGCCGAGCACAAAGCCCAAGGGGATGGCAAGTCCAGGAG agccaggtgtacaggatggaacatgaaggcggactag